The following proteins are encoded in a genomic region of Nocardioides renjunii:
- the gltX gene encoding glutamate--tRNA ligase, whose amino-acid sequence MTSHVRVRFCPSPTGSPHVGLVRTALFNWAFARRHGGTIVFRMEDTDRERSTQESYDAILELWRWLGLDWDEGIEVGGPHGPYRQSERGDVYRDVLARLHESSYTYDCFCTPAEVDARRKAAGSKMQGYDGFCRDLSAEQRAAFEAEGRSPVVRFRMPDGSIAWDDLVRGEISFETENVPDFALSRANGDPLYTLVNPVDDALMQITHVLRGEDLLSSTPRQLALFEALVALGIAQDVPAYGHLPYVMGQGNKKLSKRDPEAHALAYRDQGFLPEGLLNYLALLGWAIAADRDIFTVAEMVETFDIKDVNPNPARFDLKKAEAINASHMRLLSVEDITHRALPFLKEAGVVSDPVSDADAQLLELAMPLVAGRINKLTEAAPMLGFLFVDEADFTRDPDDVAKLLDETGRGVVQASYDALEGLREWSTAAIEEALRVALIEGMELKPRVAFGPVRVAVTGRRVSPPLFESMELLGRVRSLARLRSALA is encoded by the coding sequence ATGACGTCCCACGTCCGCGTCCGATTCTGTCCCTCGCCCACCGGCTCGCCGCACGTCGGCCTGGTGCGCACGGCCCTGTTCAACTGGGCCTTCGCGCGCCGCCACGGCGGCACGATCGTCTTCCGCATGGAGGACACCGACCGCGAGCGCAGCACGCAGGAGTCCTACGACGCGATCCTGGAGCTGTGGCGCTGGTTGGGCCTCGACTGGGACGAGGGGATCGAGGTCGGCGGACCGCACGGGCCCTACCGGCAGAGCGAGCGTGGCGACGTCTACCGCGACGTGCTGGCCCGGCTGCACGAGTCGTCCTACACCTACGACTGCTTCTGCACGCCCGCCGAGGTCGACGCCCGGCGCAAGGCGGCGGGGTCGAAGATGCAGGGCTACGACGGCTTCTGCCGCGACCTGTCCGCCGAGCAGCGGGCGGCGTTCGAGGCGGAGGGCCGCTCGCCGGTCGTCCGGTTCCGGATGCCCGATGGCTCGATCGCCTGGGACGACCTGGTGCGCGGAGAGATCTCCTTCGAGACCGAGAACGTCCCCGACTTCGCGCTCTCGCGCGCCAACGGCGACCCGCTCTACACGCTGGTCAACCCGGTCGACGACGCGCTGATGCAGATCACCCACGTCCTCCGCGGCGAGGACCTGCTCTCCAGCACGCCGCGCCAGCTGGCGCTCTTCGAGGCGCTCGTCGCGCTCGGCATCGCGCAGGACGTGCCGGCCTACGGCCACCTGCCCTACGTGATGGGGCAGGGCAACAAGAAGCTGTCCAAGCGCGACCCCGAGGCGCACGCGCTGGCCTACCGCGACCAGGGCTTCCTGCCCGAGGGGCTGCTCAACTACCTCGCCCTGCTCGGCTGGGCGATCGCCGCGGACCGCGACATCTTCACGGTCGCGGAGATGGTCGAGACGTTCGACATCAAGGACGTCAACCCCAACCCCGCCCGCTTCGACCTCAAGAAGGCCGAGGCCATCAACGCCTCCCACATGCGGCTGCTGTCGGTCGAGGACATCACCCACCGGGCCCTGCCGTTCCTCAAGGAGGCGGGGGTCGTCAGCGACCCTGTGTCGGACGCCGACGCGCAGCTGCTCGAGCTCGCCATGCCGCTCGTCGCCGGGCGGATCAACAAGCTCACCGAGGCGGCCCCGATGCTGGGCTTCCTCTTCGTCGACGAGGCTGACTTCACGCGCGACCCCGACGACGTCGCCAAACTGCTCGACGAGACGGGCCGCGGCGTGGTCCAGGCGTCGTACGACGCCCTCGAGGGGCTGCGCGAGTGGTCGACGGCCGCCATCGAGGAGGCGCTGCGCGTGGCGCTGATCGAGGGCATGGAGCTCAAGCCCCGCGTCGCGTTCGGCCCGGTCCGCGTCGCCGTCACCGGGCGCCGGGTGAGCCCGCCGCTCTTCGAGTCCATGGAGCTGCTGGGTCGCGTGCGGAGCCTGGCGCGGCTCCGGTCCGCGCTGGCCTGA
- a CDS encoding fumarylacetoacetate hydrolase family protein: MRICRFSTGEEPRFGVVTGEVDDYGQPAEDSVVVALAGDPLYVGIKVVEEEHRLGDVRLLAPIIPRSKVVGIGRNYAAHAAELGHDLPAEPLMFLKPNTTVVGPGDPIFYPPQTSDLHYEGELAVVIGRICRDVPAEQATDVIFGYTVANDVTARDLQRSDVQFTRAKGFDSFCPIGPWIETDLDPQAFIDGRQVQTHLNGDLVQDGSTADMIFDVPTLVAHVSSVMTLLPGDVILTGTPEGVGPMEVGDEVEISVAGIGALTNPVARRSSDQRS, from the coding sequence ATGCGCATCTGCAGGTTCAGCACCGGCGAGGAGCCCCGCTTCGGTGTCGTGACCGGTGAGGTCGACGACTACGGCCAGCCCGCCGAGGACTCGGTCGTCGTGGCCCTCGCCGGCGACCCGCTCTACGTCGGCATCAAGGTCGTCGAGGAGGAGCACCGGCTCGGCGACGTACGCCTGCTCGCGCCGATCATCCCGCGCAGCAAGGTGGTGGGCATCGGGCGCAACTACGCCGCCCACGCCGCGGAGCTCGGCCACGACCTGCCGGCGGAGCCGCTGATGTTCCTCAAGCCCAACACCACGGTGGTCGGGCCCGGTGACCCGATCTTCTACCCGCCGCAGACCAGCGACCTGCACTACGAGGGCGAGCTCGCGGTCGTGATCGGCCGCATCTGCCGCGACGTCCCCGCCGAGCAGGCCACCGACGTGATCTTCGGCTACACCGTCGCCAACGACGTCACCGCGCGCGACCTGCAGCGGTCCGACGTGCAGTTCACCCGGGCCAAGGGCTTCGACTCCTTCTGCCCGATCGGTCCGTGGATCGAGACCGACCTCGACCCGCAGGCCTTCATCGACGGCCGCCAGGTGCAGACCCACCTCAACGGCGACCTCGTCCAGGACGGCTCGACGGCCGACATGATCTTCGACGTGCCGACCCTGGTCGCCCACGTCTCGTCGGTGATGACGCTGCTGCCCGGCGACGTCATCCTCACCGGCACCCCCGAGGGCGTCGGCCCGATGGAGGTCGGCGACGAGGTCGAGATCTCCGTCGCCGGCATCGGCGCCCTGACCAACCCCGTCGCCCGCCGCAGTTCCGACCAGAGAAGTTGA
- a CDS encoding pyridoxal phosphate-dependent decarboxylase family protein, whose product MDIERSAGLERAHAHALTWLESLADRPVPPRLGVEEMAARLDPVLNEGPLDVAEVVDELAATCEPGLTAMPGGRFFGFVIGGSHPAALAADWLVSAWDQNAGLRTITPAHSAIEELTESWVVDLLGLPAGSAVGFVTGGTMANFTCLAAGRDEVLRRAGWDVAERGLVGSPGVRVLVGAERHDTIDLALRYLGLGAPEPVAADDQGRIEPAALAAALEAGDGRPTIVCLQAGNVHSGAFDPFDETIAAAHDAGAWVHVDGAFGLFAAASPRRRHLVAGVEQADSWATDAHKTLNVPYDCGLAIVRDRPALRAAMGMHGDYLIHDAAGEPLDKVPEISRRGRAVPVWAVLRALGRQGVADLVDAYCEHASAFAEGIAAIDDATVLNDVVFTQVCVAFGDDDRTRAAVAAMLADGTAWTTGSRWHGRAVLRVSVSNWSTTLDDVATTLDALRRAAGDQAAAH is encoded by the coding sequence ATGGACATCGAGCGCAGCGCCGGACTGGAGCGGGCCCACGCGCACGCACTCACGTGGCTGGAGTCGCTGGCCGACCGGCCGGTCCCGCCGCGGCTCGGTGTGGAGGAGATGGCCGCACGCCTCGACCCGGTGCTCAACGAGGGACCGCTCGACGTGGCCGAGGTCGTCGACGAGCTGGCCGCGACGTGCGAGCCCGGACTGACGGCGATGCCGGGAGGTCGCTTCTTCGGGTTCGTCATCGGCGGCTCGCACCCCGCCGCGCTGGCGGCCGACTGGCTGGTGAGCGCGTGGGACCAGAACGCCGGCCTGCGCACGATCACCCCGGCGCACTCCGCGATCGAGGAGCTGACGGAGTCGTGGGTCGTCGACCTGCTCGGCCTCCCCGCCGGCAGCGCGGTCGGCTTCGTGACGGGCGGGACGATGGCCAACTTCACCTGCCTGGCCGCCGGCCGCGACGAGGTGCTGCGCCGGGCCGGCTGGGACGTCGCCGAGCGCGGCCTCGTCGGCTCGCCCGGCGTCCGCGTGCTGGTGGGCGCCGAACGCCACGACACCATCGACCTCGCGCTGCGCTACCTCGGCCTGGGCGCGCCCGAGCCCGTGGCGGCCGACGACCAGGGCCGCATCGAGCCCGCCGCGCTCGCCGCCGCCCTCGAGGCGGGTGACGGCCGTCCGACGATCGTGTGCCTGCAGGCGGGCAACGTCCACTCCGGCGCCTTCGACCCCTTCGACGAGACCATCGCGGCGGCGCACGACGCCGGGGCGTGGGTGCACGTCGACGGCGCGTTCGGTCTCTTCGCCGCCGCCTCGCCGCGCAGGCGGCACCTCGTCGCGGGCGTCGAGCAGGCCGACTCCTGGGCCACCGACGCGCACAAGACCCTCAACGTGCCCTACGACTGCGGCCTGGCGATCGTGCGTGACCGGCCGGCCCTGCGTGCCGCCATGGGCATGCACGGCGACTACCTCATCCACGACGCGGCGGGGGAGCCGCTCGACAAGGTGCCCGAGATCAGCCGCCGCGGCCGGGCGGTCCCGGTCTGGGCGGTGCTCCGCGCGCTGGGTCGCCAGGGGGTCGCCGACCTCGTGGACGCCTACTGCGAGCACGCGTCGGCGTTCGCGGAGGGGATCGCCGCCATCGACGACGCGACGGTGCTCAACGACGTCGTCTTCACCCAGGTGTGCGTGGCCTTCGGCGACGACGACCGCACCCGGGCCGCCGTCGCGGCGATGCTCGCCGACGGCACGGCCTGGACGACCGGCTCCCGGTGGCACGGGCGGGCCGTGCTGCGCGTGAGCGTCAGCAACTGGTCGACGACGCTGGACGACGTCGCCACCACGCTCGACGCCCTGCGCCGGGCGGCGGGTGACCAGGCGGCCGCGCACTGA
- a CDS encoding 3-methyladenine DNA glycosylase — protein MKVLSPAEWRPLADAHAARVDEFLEPHLARRADQVRHPVHDFLFTYYSQRPAQLRRWHPGHGVALEDAGAYAGLKGYAAEEPVTVSDAYVVSQRPLVEQLHRLLTATAARPAQLGCFGLHEWAMVHRAGDVDGGTRHDWPLRLGQDGTDAVVESHRIACSHFDAFRFFTPTARPLNTLQPGRDDRPAFEQPGCLHAGMDLYKHAFRLTPMVPSDLVADCFELARDIRVLDMRAAPYDLTDLGFEPVRIETTSGKAAYVEAQRGFAERGAPLRARLVDACERLLAVAGERAVAQNS, from the coding sequence GTGAAGGTGCTGTCCCCCGCCGAGTGGCGTCCGCTCGCCGACGCGCATGCCGCGCGCGTCGACGAGTTCCTCGAGCCGCACCTCGCCCGCCGCGCCGACCAGGTCAGGCACCCGGTGCACGACTTCCTCTTCACCTACTACTCGCAGCGCCCCGCGCAGCTGAGGCGCTGGCACCCGGGCCACGGTGTCGCGCTCGAGGACGCCGGGGCGTACGCCGGGCTCAAGGGCTACGCCGCCGAGGAGCCGGTGACCGTCAGCGACGCGTACGTCGTCTCGCAGCGGCCGCTGGTCGAGCAGCTGCACCGCCTGCTGACCGCCACGGCCGCCCGCCCCGCCCAGCTCGGCTGCTTCGGCCTGCACGAGTGGGCGATGGTCCACCGCGCGGGCGACGTCGACGGTGGCACGCGGCACGACTGGCCGCTGCGGCTCGGCCAGGACGGCACGGACGCGGTGGTCGAGTCGCACCGGATCGCCTGCTCGCACTTCGACGCGTTCCGCTTCTTCACCCCGACCGCCCGCCCGCTCAACACGCTCCAGCCGGGCCGCGACGACCGGCCCGCCTTCGAGCAGCCCGGCTGCCTGCACGCCGGGATGGACCTCTACAAGCACGCCTTCCGGCTGACGCCGATGGTCCCGAGCGACCTGGTGGCCGACTGCTTCGAGCTCGCTCGCGACATCCGCGTCCTCGACATGCGGGCGGCGCCGTACGACCTCACCGACCTCGGCTTCGAGCCGGTGCGGATCGAGACGACGTCGGGCAAGGCGGCGTACGTCGAGGCGCAGCGCGGGTTCGCCGAGCGCGGGGCCCCGCTGCGGGCGAGGCTCGTCGACGCGTGCGAGCGGCTGCTGGCCGTCGCGGGCGAGCGGGCCGTCGCTCAGAACTCGTAG
- a CDS encoding sulfotransferase family protein, producing the protein MIASHQHRFIFLKTRKTAGTSVEIALSKVCGPDDIITEISPEDEALREAAGGRPPQNFDSPPLPRKAYNHMGAKATRDLVGAQVFDDYYTFAIERNPWDAVVSLYFWKYKDRDELPDFETYVQEIWIEQLANNRRLYRIRGSMVLDRVLRYENLDAELREVWAHLGLPGEPDLPRAKGNARPAGHYRELYTPASKERVATVFADTIEAFGYEF; encoded by the coding sequence GTGATCGCGTCCCACCAGCACCGCTTCATCTTCCTCAAGACCCGCAAGACGGCGGGGACGAGCGTGGAGATCGCGTTGTCCAAGGTGTGCGGGCCCGACGACATCATCACCGAGATCAGCCCCGAGGACGAGGCGCTCCGCGAGGCGGCCGGCGGCCGGCCGCCGCAGAACTTCGACTCCCCGCCCCTGCCGCGCAAGGCCTACAACCACATGGGCGCGAAGGCCACCCGCGACCTGGTGGGCGCGCAGGTGTTCGACGACTACTACACCTTCGCGATCGAGCGGAACCCGTGGGACGCGGTGGTCTCGCTCTACTTCTGGAAGTACAAGGACCGCGACGAGCTGCCCGACTTCGAGACCTACGTCCAGGAGATCTGGATCGAGCAGCTGGCCAACAACCGCCGGCTCTACCGCATCCGCGGCTCGATGGTCCTCGACCGGGTGCTGCGCTACGAGAACCTCGACGCCGAGCTGCGCGAGGTGTGGGCGCACCTCGGCCTGCCGGGGGAGCCTGACCTGCCGCGTGCCAAGGGCAACGCCCGGCCGGCCGGCCACTACCGCGAGCTCTACACCCCCGCCTCGAAGGAGCGCGTCGCGACGGTCTTCGCCGACACGATCGAGGCCTTCGGCTACGAGTTCTGA
- a CDS encoding pentapeptide repeat-containing protein produces MTEHQGASGQHFRSEDWYGDDLGAARFVECTFTDVDLSEASTSGAVFERCTFHGGRLNASTHTATAFVGCDFRRTSFFDATLDGCKLVGSTFSECVLRPLTVTGGSWLGVTIRGTNLSRLDLSGVDLREADLSLCDLTLATLARARLDRAVLREAVLDRTDLRGASLDGVDLSEAVLTRTQLDLAGAVLLAELHGAVVDASA; encoded by the coding sequence GTGACCGAGCACCAGGGAGCCTCCGGCCAGCACTTCCGGAGCGAGGACTGGTACGGCGACGACCTCGGCGCGGCCCGCTTCGTGGAGTGCACCTTCACCGACGTCGACCTCTCCGAGGCGAGCACGTCGGGGGCGGTCTTCGAGCGGTGCACCTTCCACGGCGGTCGCCTCAACGCCTCGACGCACACGGCGACGGCGTTCGTGGGCTGCGACTTCCGGCGCACGTCGTTCTTCGACGCGACCCTCGACGGCTGCAAGCTCGTCGGCAGCACCTTCAGCGAGTGCGTGCTGCGACCGCTGACGGTGACCGGCGGCTCCTGGCTCGGGGTGACGATCCGCGGCACCAACCTGTCGCGGCTCGACCTCTCCGGCGTCGACCTCCGCGAGGCGGACCTCTCCCTGTGCGACCTGACCCTCGCCACGCTCGCCCGGGCGCGCCTCGACCGCGCCGTGCTCCGCGAGGCCGTCCTCGACCGCACCGACCTGCGCGGCGCGAGCCTGGACGGCGTCGACCTGTCGGAGGCCGTGCTCACCCGGACGCAGCTCGACCTCGCCGGGGCCGTCCTGCTCGCCGAGCTGCACGGCGCCGTGGTCGACGCCTCGGCCTGA
- a CDS encoding TetR family transcriptional regulator translates to MAHHRSDVLAHAVALLDAHGLAALTMRRLGAELGVQPSAIYHHFPSKQALLAAVADEILARGARPRTAAAWPDRLREVCSELRHAMLGCTDGADVVATVWAFGLGAAAPVVELEKVLADADVPAELVPVASRALVHYVFGHAFEEQTARQAVGLGAVDRSLESLPDFDLGLDLVVDGLRARLAGS, encoded by the coding sequence GTGGCCCACCATCGCAGCGACGTCCTCGCGCACGCCGTCGCGCTGCTCGACGCCCACGGCCTCGCCGCGCTGACCATGCGCCGGCTCGGTGCCGAGCTGGGCGTGCAGCCGAGCGCGATCTACCACCACTTCCCGAGCAAGCAGGCCCTGCTGGCCGCCGTCGCCGACGAGATCCTGGCGCGCGGTGCCCGCCCGCGGACGGCGGCGGCCTGGCCCGACCGGCTCCGCGAGGTCTGCTCCGAGCTGCGCCACGCGATGCTCGGCTGCACCGACGGCGCCGACGTGGTCGCCACGGTGTGGGCCTTCGGGCTCGGCGCGGCGGCACCGGTCGTCGAGCTGGAGAAGGTGCTGGCGGACGCCGACGTGCCGGCCGAGCTCGTGCCGGTCGCCTCGCGGGCGCTGGTGCACTACGTCTTCGGGCACGCGTTCGAGGAGCAGACCGCGCGCCAGGCCGTCGGCCTCGGCGCGGTCGACCGGTCGCTGGAGTCGCTGCCGGACTTCGACCTCGGGCTCGACCTGGTCGTCGACGGGCTGCGCGCGCGGCTCGCCGGGTCCTGA
- a CDS encoding biotin transporter BioY: MTATTRPETVTGPGHDGVRPGSSPTRDVALVAAFAALVCASAYVGAIPVGSAGVPITLQTLTVMLAGCILGPVRGFAAVALYLALGAVGLPVFAEHSSGIGVVAGPSGGYLLAFPLAAALGGFLVQHVARERRTRAIVVFACSITASVLVIHPLGILGMMLHFDVSFAQAAVWDMPFWLGDVVKTSVVAMIAAEVHRAFPQLLHRG; the protein is encoded by the coding sequence ATGACTGCCACCACCCGGCCCGAGACCGTCACCGGCCCCGGCCACGACGGCGTACGTCCCGGGTCCTCGCCGACCCGCGACGTGGCGCTCGTCGCCGCCTTCGCCGCGCTCGTGTGCGCCAGCGCCTACGTCGGGGCCATCCCGGTGGGCAGCGCGGGCGTGCCGATCACCCTGCAGACGCTGACCGTCATGCTCGCCGGGTGCATCCTCGGGCCGGTCCGCGGGTTCGCCGCGGTGGCGCTCTACCTCGCCCTGGGCGCCGTCGGCCTGCCGGTCTTCGCCGAGCACTCCTCGGGCATCGGCGTCGTCGCCGGGCCCAGCGGGGGCTACCTCCTCGCCTTCCCGCTCGCGGCGGCGCTGGGCGGCTTCCTCGTCCAGCACGTCGCCCGCGAGCGGCGCACCCGGGCGATCGTCGTCTTCGCCTGCTCGATCACCGCCAGCGTGCTGGTCATCCACCCGCTCGGCATCCTCGGGATGATGCTGCACTTCGACGTGTCGTTCGCCCAGGCGGCGGTGTGGGACATGCCCTTCTGGCTCGGCGACGTGGTGAAGACCTCGGTCGTGGCGATGATCGCCGCCGAGGTGCACCGCGCCTTCCCCCAGCTGCTCCACCGCGGCTGA
- a CDS encoding energy-coupling factor ABC transporter ATP-binding protein gives MPTIRLDAASVRVPLPGRGEREVLAPTTLTLTERRIAVVGANGSGKSTLARLLNGLVRPTSGRVTVDGRDVVRDGAAVRRMVGFCFTDPAAQLVMPTCVEDVELSLRRRVRSAGARREQALAVLADNGLLGHAHDSVHSLSGGQRQLLALAGVLALEPIVVVADEPTTLLDRANTRRVGDILLGLEQQLVLVTHDLGLAARCDRVVVVDAAHVVADGPPGEAIARYTAMADA, from the coding sequence TTGCCCACGATCCGGCTCGACGCCGCCTCGGTCCGCGTCCCGCTGCCGGGACGCGGCGAGCGGGAGGTGCTGGCGCCCACGACGCTGACCCTCACCGAGCGTCGCATCGCCGTGGTCGGGGCCAACGGCTCGGGGAAGTCGACGCTGGCGCGGCTGCTCAACGGGCTGGTCCGTCCCACCTCCGGCCGGGTGACGGTGGACGGCCGTGACGTCGTGCGCGACGGCGCGGCCGTGCGGCGCATGGTCGGGTTCTGCTTCACCGACCCGGCGGCGCAGCTGGTCATGCCCACCTGCGTGGAGGACGTCGAGCTCTCGCTCCGCCGCCGGGTGCGGTCGGCCGGCGCGCGCCGCGAGCAGGCGCTCGCGGTGCTCGCCGACAACGGCCTCCTCGGCCACGCGCACGACTCGGTGCACTCGCTCTCGGGCGGTCAGCGGCAGCTGCTGGCCCTCGCCGGTGTGCTCGCCCTCGAGCCGATCGTCGTGGTGGCCGACGAGCCGACGACGCTGCTCGACCGCGCCAACACCCGACGTGTCGGCGACATCCTCCTGGGCCTCGAGCAGCAGCTCGTGCTCGTCACCCACGACCTCGGCCTGGCCGCACGCTGCGACCGGGTCGTCGTCGTCGACGCGGCGCACGTGGTCGCCGACGGCCCGCCGGGCGAGGCCATCGCCCGCTACACGGCCATGGCCGACGCGTGA
- a CDS encoding energy-coupling factor transporter transmembrane component T family protein: MSDLMAGLHQPGDTVLHRLPVGAKVLGLAVLSLAIVVVRDVRLAAVFLLVTLLLAAVARVPLRSVWRAARGVLLIAVVASLFQWWWYGAEKAAETFLDLLSLGLAALSLTATTQVNEMVDALSRWARPLKVVGLDPERVALTVALTVGALPGTIAVARETRDAARARGLDRSPRAHLSPFVIRVVARAHESGDALHARGIGDDDGAGPSD; encoded by the coding sequence GTGAGCGACCTGATGGCCGGGCTGCACCAGCCCGGCGACACCGTCCTGCACCGGCTGCCCGTCGGGGCCAAGGTGCTCGGCCTGGCCGTCCTCAGCCTGGCCATCGTGGTGGTCCGCGACGTGCGCCTGGCCGCCGTCTTCCTGCTGGTGACGCTGCTGCTGGCCGCCGTCGCGCGGGTGCCCCTGCGCTCGGTGTGGCGCGCGGCGCGCGGCGTGCTCCTCATCGCGGTCGTCGCGAGCCTGTTCCAGTGGTGGTGGTACGGCGCGGAGAAGGCCGCGGAGACCTTCCTCGACCTGCTCAGCCTGGGCCTCGCGGCGCTGTCGCTGACCGCCACGACGCAGGTCAACGAGATGGTCGACGCCCTGTCCCGGTGGGCCCGGCCGCTGAAGGTGGTGGGGCTCGATCCCGAGCGGGTCGCGCTCACGGTGGCCCTGACGGTCGGGGCGCTGCCCGGCACCATCGCGGTCGCCCGCGAGACCCGCGACGCCGCGCGGGCCCGGGGGCTGGACCGCAGCCCGCGGGCCCACCTGTCCCCGTTCGTCATCCGCGTCGTCGCCCGCGCCCACGAGTCCGGCGACGCGCTCCACGCGCGTGGGATCGGGGACGACGATGGCGCGGGTCCGTCCGACTGA
- a CDS encoding VOC family protein: MGELTPYLCVTDARRAIDWYVDVLGAAVVLEPIVMDDGRVGHVELAVGGGRWMMSDEFGSAGVAAPDPTRGAAVSLHLEVADVDAVCARVTGGGVTLDRGPEDDPTAGRLAVFRDPFGHRWFVTQSVG, encoded by the coding sequence ATGGGTGAGCTGACGCCGTACCTCTGCGTCACGGACGCCCGCCGCGCCATCGACTGGTACGTCGACGTGCTCGGTGCCGCGGTCGTCCTCGAGCCCATCGTGATGGACGACGGCCGCGTGGGCCACGTCGAGCTCGCCGTGGGCGGCGGGCGCTGGATGATGTCCGACGAGTTCGGCTCGGCCGGCGTCGCCGCGCCCGACCCGACGCGGGGGGCCGCCGTGTCGCTGCACCTCGAGGTGGCCGACGTCGACGCCGTCTGCGCCCGCGTCACGGGGGGAGGCGTCACGCTCGACCGGGGCCCGGAGGACGATCCGACGGCCGGTCGCCTGGCGGTGTTCCGCGACCCGTTCGGGCACCGCTGGTTCGTCACCCAGTCCGTCGGCTGA
- a CDS encoding amidase produces MLHDLTALEQGDAVRRGDVSPLELVEHYADRADRVGTFVTTTHQQARDHARRLTDAGRPDGAGPLWGVPTGIKDLHPAAGVRTTFGSAAYDDFVPDESDELVLSVERAGMPSLGKTSTPEFGSPCYTEPDVAPPAVTPWDTTRTAGGSSGGAAAAVAAGLLPVAPGSDGGGSIRIPASCCGLVGLKPSRGRVSGAPRYGDPVGLATPGTLARTVRDAAALLDVLAGRRVGDPSWAPPPSAPFLAACDREPGRLRVARFATPVIADVDVHPSSLAAWDDASRLLESLGHDVKDVAGPIPPEAVADFETCWAVLTALSAAPPGREDRLRPLTRWLAGRGHAVSGPEFGLAIGRLRQHAAVALAALAPYDVVLTPTLARPPVVVGELRDDADPARDFDRQKAFTPWTSAWNVTGMPAVSLPLHWTDEGLPVGVMLAARPAEEELLLSVAAQVEAAQADSGAAWVDRRPPGW; encoded by the coding sequence GTGCTCCACGACCTGACCGCGCTCGAGCAGGGCGACGCCGTACGCCGCGGTGACGTGTCGCCGCTCGAGCTGGTCGAGCACTACGCCGACCGTGCCGATCGCGTGGGCACGTTCGTCACGACCACCCACCAGCAGGCGCGCGACCACGCGCGCCGGCTGACCGACGCGGGTCGGCCCGACGGGGCCGGCCCGCTGTGGGGTGTCCCGACAGGCATCAAGGACCTCCACCCCGCCGCTGGCGTACGGACGACGTTCGGCTCGGCGGCGTACGACGACTTCGTCCCCGACGAGTCCGACGAGCTCGTGCTCTCGGTGGAGCGGGCCGGCATGCCGAGCCTCGGCAAGACGAGCACGCCCGAGTTCGGATCGCCCTGCTACACCGAGCCGGACGTCGCGCCGCCGGCGGTGACGCCCTGGGACACCACCCGCACGGCCGGCGGCTCCTCCGGCGGGGCTGCGGCAGCCGTCGCCGCCGGCCTGCTGCCCGTGGCGCCCGGCTCCGACGGCGGCGGCTCGATCCGGATCCCCGCCTCCTGCTGCGGCCTCGTGGGACTCAAGCCGTCGCGCGGCCGGGTCAGCGGTGCCCCGCGCTACGGCGACCCGGTGGGGCTCGCCACGCCCGGCACGCTGGCCCGCACCGTCCGCGACGCGGCGGCCCTGCTCGACGTGCTCGCCGGCCGTCGGGTCGGCGACCCCTCCTGGGCGCCGCCGCCGTCGGCCCCGTTCCTCGCCGCGTGCGACCGGGAGCCCGGCCGGCTCCGCGTCGCCCGCTTCGCGACCCCGGTGATCGCGGACGTCGACGTGCACCCATCCAGCCTCGCCGCCTGGGACGACGCCTCGCGGCTGCTGGAGTCGCTCGGGCACGACGTCAAGGACGTCGCCGGCCCCATCCCGCCCGAGGCGGTCGCCGACTTCGAGACCTGCTGGGCGGTGCTCACCGCGCTGTCCGCCGCGCCGCCGGGCCGGGAGGACCGCCTGCGGCCCCTGACCCGGTGGCTCGCCGGGCGCGGTCACGCGGTCAGCGGCCCCGAGTTCGGACTGGCGATCGGGCGCCTGCGCCAGCACGCGGCGGTCGCGCTCGCCGCGCTGGCGCCGTACGACGTCGTGCTCACGCCCACGCTCGCCCGTCCGCCGGTGGTCGTCGGGGAGCTGCGCGACGACGCCGACCCGGCCCGCGACTTCGACCGGCAGAAGGCGTTCACGCCCTGGACCAGCGCCTGGAACGTGACCGGGATGCCGGCGGTGTCGCTGCCGCTGCACTGGACCGACGAGGGCCTGCCGGTCGGCGTGATGCTCGCCGCGCGCCCGGCCGAGGAGGAGCTGCTGCTGTCCGTGGCCGCCCAGGTCGAGGCGGCACAGGCCGACAGCGGGGCGGCGTGGGTGGACAGGCGTCCCCCCGGCTGGTGA